A region from the Spiroplasma taiwanense CT-1 genome encodes:
- the pgsA gene encoding CDP-diacylglycerol--glycerol-3-phosphate 3-phosphatidyltransferase, which produces MNLANKITMVRIILIPIIIILLLLSPNFYQVFNNNIKIGENYELSIAYLIAGILFIIASLTDMLDGYIARKYNMVTNFGKFFDSIADKLLTNSVLIVFACGQIPLIPVWMCVILICRDFLIDVVRQVLANSSYVMAANKMGKYKATFEMIGLSLLFFIGLGTFKNLSNLGEYGGINQLIMIPMYITVILSIISAAIYIYLNRKMLFNISTERGTSDDKK; this is translated from the coding sequence ATGAATTTAGCAAATAAAATCACAATGGTCAGAATTATTTTGATACCAATTATTATTATTTTACTATTATTATCTCCAAATTTCTATCAAGTATTTAATAACAACATAAAAATTGGAGAAAACTATGAATTATCTATTGCATATTTAATTGCTGGTATTTTATTTATAATTGCAAGTTTAACAGATATGTTAGATGGTTATATTGCAAGAAAATACAATATGGTTACAAATTTTGGTAAATTTTTTGATTCAATTGCAGATAAATTACTTACAAATTCTGTATTAATTGTTTTTGCATGTGGACAAATACCATTAATTCCGGTTTGAATGTGTGTAATATTAATATGTAGAGATTTTCTAATTGATGTTGTAAGACAAGTGCTTGCAAATTCCTCTTATGTTATGGCAGCAAATAAAATGGGAAAATATAAAGCAACTTTTGAAATGATTGGACTAAGTCTTTTATTTTTTATTGGATTAGGAACTTTTAAAAATTTAAGTAATTTGGGAGAATATGGAGGAATTAATCAATTAATTATGATACCAATGTACATTACAGTGATTTTATCTATAATTTCTGCAGCTATTTATATCTATTTAAATAGGAAAATGCTTTTTAACATATCTACTGAAAGAGGAACAAGTGATGACAAAAAATAA
- the rpsD gene encoding 30S ribosomal protein S4 — MSRYTESVFKKARRYGFSILETGKEFSKGKKRTTAPGQHGSRRTKLSGYGQQMQEKQKVKFMYGLTERQFRNTYAKAKKIHGITGTNFLQQLESRLDNIVYRMGLSLTRQGARQLVSHGHILVNGKKLDIPSYTVKVGEQISVKEKMHKNDKLVEALASNASTVEFVKFDKSKMIGSFVRLPERKELNQEINEALIVEWYNRLIK; from the coding sequence ATGTCAAGATATACAGAATCTGTTTTTAAAAAAGCAAGAAGATATGGATTTTCAATCTTAGAAACAGGAAAAGAATTTTCAAAAGGTAAAAAAAGAACAACTGCACCAGGTCAACACGGATCAAGAAGAACAAAATTATCTGGTTATGGTCAACAAATGCAAGAAAAACAAAAAGTTAAATTCATGTATGGTTTAACTGAAAGACAATTTAGAAATACTTATGCAAAAGCAAAAAAAATTCATGGAATTACTGGTACTAACTTTTTACAACAATTAGAATCTAGATTAGATAATATAGTTTATAGAATGGGATTATCTTTAACAAGACAAGGGGCTAGACAATTAGTATCTCATGGACATATATTAGTTAATGGTAAAAAATTAGATATTCCTTCATATACTGTAAAAGTTGGTGAACAAATATCAGTTAAAGAAAAAATGCATAAAAATGATAAATTAGTTGAAGCATTAGCTTCTAACGCTTCAACAGTTGAATTTGTAAAATTTGATAAATCAAAAATGATAGGTTCTTTTGTTAGATTACCAGAAAGAAAAGAATTAAATCAAGAAATTAACGAAGCTTTAATAGTTGAATGATATAACCGTTTAATTAAATAA
- a CDS encoding L-threonylcarbamoyladenylate synthase, with protein sequence MLNRSEIKEIIKNLKNQKVLIIPTDTIYGISAVISKENEILINSIKMSPNNKKLIILISNLKQAKKMILLNNEIENNFLDLRPITQIISLKKNPNKNIALRMIKRKDLKKIIDKTGPIFSTSVNKTGFDFLTQKDELENFSNKIFKVYWDGELKNSPSMIIDFSKQTVIRK encoded by the coding sequence ATGTTAAATAGAAGTGAAATTAAAGAAATAATAAAAAATTTAAAAAATCAAAAAGTTTTAATAATTCCTACAGACACAATTTACGGAATAAGCGCAGTTATTTCAAAGGAAAATGAAATTTTAATAAATTCAATAAAAATGTCACCTAATAATAAAAAATTAATTATACTAATTTCAAATTTAAAGCAGGCAAAAAAAATGATATTGCTTAATAATGAAATAGAAAATAATTTTTTAGATTTAAGACCTATAACTCAGATTATAAGCTTGAAAAAAAATCCAAATAAAAACATTGCATTAAGAATGATTAAAAGAAAAGATTTAAAAAAAATTATTGATAAAACAGGACCAATTTTTTCAACAAGTGTTAATAAAACAGGTTTTGATTTTTTAACACAAAAAGATGAATTAGAAAACTTCAGCAATAAAATTTTTAAAGTTTATTGAGATGGAGAGTTAAAAAATAGCCCATCAATGATTATTGATTTTTCAAAACAAACTGTAATTCGAAAATAA
- a CDS encoding SDR family NAD(P)-dependent oxidoreductase: MTKNKLAKNTFAIVTGASKGLGYEYCKYLLRMGYNIIAIARDTKSLEVLKKHYPELIIEAWNLDISNINNVNELYNKTEKFNVDLLINNAGFGVWGYFKQTDLEKELNMIDLNIKALHILTKLFVQKFENQNRGRVLNIGSIAAFSPAPVFSSYAASKAYVLNLGIAINTELKKTKSNVRVITISPGPLKTDFWNRSSNQKEAKYKNNSKFMNIESYAKKSLLKGLKTKTKDYIIIGNRNKIFKSFTKWAPKSMVLNGVYNYQRKRK, from the coding sequence ATGACAAAAAATAAATTAGCAAAAAATACATTTGCGATTGTTACAGGAGCCAGCAAAGGTTTAGGTTATGAGTATTGTAAGTATTTATTAAGAATGGGTTATAATATAATTGCAATTGCAAGAGACACAAAGAGCCTTGAAGTATTAAAGAAACATTATCCAGAATTAATCATTGAGGCTTGAAATTTAGATATTAGTAATATTAATAATGTAAATGAGCTTTATAATAAAACAGAAAAATTTAATGTTGATTTATTAATTAATAATGCAGGTTTTGGTGTTTGGGGATATTTTAAGCAAACAGATTTAGAAAAAGAATTAAATATGATTGATTTAAATATAAAAGCTTTGCACATTCTTACAAAATTATTTGTTCAAAAATTTGAAAATCAAAATAGGGGAAGAGTTTTAAATATTGGATCAATTGCTGCTTTTTCACCAGCACCAGTTTTTTCCAGTTATGCTGCATCAAAAGCATATGTTCTAAATTTAGGAATTGCAATTAACACTGAACTTAAAAAAACAAAATCAAATGTTAGAGTAATTACAATTTCTCCTGGACCATTAAAAACTGATTTTTGAAATAGAAGTAGTAATCAAAAGGAAGCAAAATATAAAAATAATTCGAAATTTATGAATATAGAATCTTATGCAAAAAAAAGTCTTTTAAAGGGTTTAAAAACTAAAACGAAGGATTATATAATTATAGGAAATAGAAACAAAATATTTAAAAGTTTTACAAAATGAGCGCCAAAATCAATGGTTCTTAATGGAGTGTATAATTATCAAAGAAAGAGAAAATAA